One window from the genome of Streptococcus salivarius encodes:
- a CDS encoding type II toxin-antitoxin system RelE/ParE family toxin, producing the protein MNTTYSLSLTKRARSSLRSIYDYIRDVLSNETAAKKIVSKLLQGMESLKTFPEAGFNADQRYGKRINDTFETRALVVKRYVILYFIDESRKEIVVSHIFSSKSDYIKLL; encoded by the coding sequence ATGAATACAACCTATAGTCTTTCACTCACTAAGCGTGCTCGCTCTTCTTTGAGAAGTATATATGACTACATTCGTGATGTACTTTCTAATGAAACTGCTGCCAAGAAGATAGTTTCGAAGCTTTTGCAAGGAATGGAAAGTTTGAAGACTTTTCCTGAGGCTGGTTTTAATGCAGATCAACGTTATGGTAAAAGAATCAATGACACATTTGAGACACGAGCACTTGTCGTTAAACGCTATGTCATACTTTATTTTATAGACGAAAGTAGAAAAGAGATTGTAGTCTCCCACATCTTTAGTTCTAAAAGCGACTATATCAAGTTGTTATAA